In Lactuca sativa cultivar Salinas chromosome 5, Lsat_Salinas_v11, whole genome shotgun sequence, the DNA window TACTTAGAGATTGACGTCAATGGAAATAAAAATCACATGGATATAACACCCAGGTATTAAAACTCATATTACAcatcaattttcaaaattttacctTATATTGTTTTGTTGATGAACTTTTGTGAAGAATGTGACATTGTATAATAAGTTTGGGGCTATTTCTGCCATTGAGGAAAAGTTTATAATCTTGCCTACAGAAAATTTTCATGTTGCTTACATATAGAATAGGACAGTACACGCCTAGGAGAATTAAAAATATTCAGTTTGCTTTAGTTTTCCCATTTGTTTTAGTTTCTATCCATGTATGCATTCATCATAAAGACAAAAAAGCAATCCATTttagtacatttttattattttttccaTCTCAATTTCATAATTATAATTTGTTATTGTTTTCACCTACACATTTTTTTGTTTCATTACTTGTAGAACACAAGAATCGGATTTGATAGAAAAAGAAATGAACACTATTTTATTACCTACTATGAATCCTATTGATGTTGTGTCAGACATGATTCACAACGAGGACTTCAATATAATTTCTGAATTTGCTGTTGTGAACAATGGAATGAATAGTGGATTTGACACAGATAATGACGGATATGAAAGTGGGGATGAAAATGAAACTGAAAACCGAGGAGATTTAACCACAGATGGAGCTGAGATACCTTCTAATTTTACTAGTTTAGAAGGAATAGATGTGGCTAATGTTGACAATTGGACGGTGTCACACTCCGAGAGTAAAAATCATTTAACTGAAGAATTGGGTGAAAATTCTTTTAAGAATAAAGACGAACTTATTAGAGCTATCAAGCTTTACACGATCAGGAAACATCGACAATATGAAGTGGTTGAAACATGTCCAACAATTTGGAAGATAAGATGTAAGTTGTGTTCACAAACTGGTTGTAAGTGGCAATTACGTGCATGTAAACGTAAACGTAGTGAGTATTTTGAGATAACACAATACATTGGTCCACACACTTGTTCCCAGTATAAGATTACTCAAGATCATCCAAATCTGGATGCGAGCTTGATCGCTCAAGAAACTGAACACCTTATTAAAGAACAACCATCTATTAGCATTCCTACCTTGAGAGCTGAAATAATTGATAAATTAGGATATACTCCTTCGTACAGGAAGGTCTGGGTAGGAAAACAGAAGGCGATTGAACATATATTTGGAAACTGGGAGGAATCTTATATTGTTTTACCAAAATTTATGGCTGCACTTCAATTTTACAATCCAGAGACTATAGTTGAATGGTGCACTGCTAGATTAAGTAATGTGGATCACATAGATAGTAATATGAACCAAAGGGAGAGTAGTGTGGATCAAGTGGAGTTCAGACGTGTGTTTTGGGTTTTTGCTCCTTCTATCAACGGATTTGCACATTGTCGACCTGTTGTTAGCATTGATGCAACACATTTATATGGTAAGTATAAGGGAAAGATGATGATTGCAATGGGAGTTGATGGTAACAATCAGATTTTTCCTCTTGCATTTGCTATTGTTGAGAATGAATCATATAATAGTTGGTATTGGTTTCTTAATCATGTCAAGAAACATGTGGTGAAAGAACGTGGCGGCATTTGTTTAATATCTGATCGTCATAGTGGAATCCTAAAGGTAGTTAATGAGCAAGGATCACCATGGCTGGAGCCCCATAGTTTTCACatgtatttattatttaattccGTTAACCACTTTTATGGTACATTTAATTTAATTCTCACATTTGAAAGGATTTGTATAGGTATTGTTTGCGACATTTTGTCAATAACTTTCATGACAAGTTTCGCAATTCACATTTAAAAGTTTTAGCTTACCGTGCTGGAAGTCAAAATCAAGTTCGTAAGTTCAACTCTATCATGGATGAAATTGGAAAACTAAATGCACAAGCTCGTCAATGGCTCGAGGGACATTCACTTTGTAGATGGACACTTGCACATGATGGTGGAAAACGCTATGGGTTGCTCACTACAAATATGTCAGAGATTTTTAATAATGTACTTAAAGGTGCTCGTTTTTTACCAATCACTCCATGTGTCAAACTTACATTTTATAGATTGGTTCACTATTTTGATGTGAGGCGTTCTTTGGGACCTACTGCTCAAGCTAACGGAGATGTTTTTACTCCTCATGTTGTTGTAAAACAAGCAGCATCAATGTCAAAAGCTAGTGCACACACCCTCAAATCTTTCAACCGACAAAAAGGAATAATTGAGGTTGTAACTCAAAAAGGAAAAAATATGCAAGTAGTTGATTTGGAGAAAAAAACTTGCACATGTGGTAAGTGGGAGATATATAAGTATCCGTGTTCTCATGTCTTGAGTGCATGTGCCTATCTTTCTTTAAATACTAGTCAATATATTCAACGATATTACTCAATTTTTGAATATTCTGCTACGTGGGCATCTGATTTTTCACCGATCCCTCATGAAGCATATTGGCCTGAGACGTCTATTCAAGGAATGCTTCCAAATTCAGAGTTAAAACGAAAGGAAAAAGGTCGTCCTCGCTCCACAAGGCTACGAAATGGAATGGACATTAAAGAAGGAAAGAAAGCTAATCTTTGTGGATTGTGTAGACTAAGTGGTCATAATCAAAAAACATGTCCTTCTAAGCCTAGGAAACGACCTATGGATATGTGAATGTGTTTGATTGAGTAGTATTTATTCTAGATTTTTTCGTTATATATGTTAAAAATAACTCATTTTATATTAGTAATGATTGATTATATAAGATTTATCCgagttatatttatatttataccaTTTGATGTTCATGTTACATTTGTTGGTATTTTGTTTTGTTTCTATTCAAAATggttataaaataaaaaaccaaacgtttataaaaaaataaactatGTACAGTAAAACAATTATGAATTACTTCTTATTCTTTATAATTTAATACAGTTCAATTTTTTTAACTGTTCAAGAAAACATATAAATTAATAGTGATTCAATCGAATAATTTTGAATATAAtgaattggtaaaaaaaatatgGTTACATGGTCTTTTTATTATTGTAAACAAACTATAAAATTAATGTAAAatctaaattatattttattaaatgcaaACTTagaatctaactactaaaacccAATATACTATGTTTTGGTAAATAACTTTGAAACAACAATGATTAGGTAAATACTTTTTAAAATTACAACCCTCAGGTAAAAAACTCCTCATCTACGTCTCATCGTTGTTATACAGAGTTTAGATCACTCTGGACAAAAGTAAATCAACGAATTATTCGTTATCAGGATGTTCTCTTTCAAATTCGTATCTCTAACTTAAACTTGCCCCTCTCCAACGCAAATACGATAGTTGATGATGCAAACTTTGTCATTGAGGCTAATTGTCTAAAAGTTAGATATCACCAACCACCAATAATCATGACATAAGGTTTATGGTTTGTCCTAACTATGTGACAAgtgagttttaatatttaaagttataTCCATGGCGAatccaaaattcaaatttataaatATCCAATTTTAATGATATGACGAAATAAACATGTCAAAGTTTTTTGGTTGAGAGTAATTAAATATCCTCTTACATTGCTTCTTATATATCCTCTTACCTATTTTAACTGGTGGCCTGCTTCACacaaattta includes these proteins:
- the LOC111899128 gene encoding uncharacterized protein LOC111899128 — encoded protein: MTSKFVTFLCYRDGKIYDGKEGITYDKSPSKAIKVQRGIKFNDLVNQIYFATSIDKQQYHIKVICRYPSVVGKVMKYIPLPIKDDNDVEIMFDVLSLHQELSNIDLYLEIDVNGNKNHMDITPRTQESDLIEKEMNTILLPTMNPIDVVSDMIHNEDFNIISEFAVVNNGMNSGFDTDNDGYESGDENETENRGDLTTDGAEIPSNFTSLEGIDVANVDNWTVSHSESKNHLTEELGENSFKNKDELIRAIKLYTIRKHRQYEVVETCPTIWKIRCKLCSQTGCKWQLRACKRKRSEYFEITQYIGPHTCSQYKITQDHPNLDASLIAQETEHLIKEQPSISIPTLRAEIIDKLGYTPSYRKVWVGKQKAIEHIFGNWEESYIVLPKFMAALQFYNPETIVEWCTARLSNVDHIDSNMNQRESSVDQVEFRRVFWVFAPSINGFAHCRPVVSIDATHLYGKYKGKMMIAMGVDGNNQIFPLAFAIVENESYNSWYWFLNHVKKHVVKERGGICLISDRHSGILKDLYRYCLRHFVNNFHDKFRNSHLKVLAYRAGSQNQVRKFNSIMDEIGKLNAQARQWLEGHSLCRWTLAHDGGKRYGLLTTNMSEIFNNVLKGARFLPITPCVKLTFYRLVHYFDVRRSLGPTAQANGDVFTPHVVVKQAASMSKASAHTLKSFNRQKGIIEVVTQKGKNMQVVDLEKKTCTCGKWEIYKYPCSHVLSACAYLSLNTSQYIQRYYSIFEYSATWASDFSPIPHEAYWPETSIQGMLPNSELKRKEKGRPRSTRLRNGMDIKEGKKANLCGLCRLSGHNQKTCPSKPRKRPMDM